From the genome of Papaver somniferum cultivar HN1 chromosome 2, ASM357369v1, whole genome shotgun sequence, one region includes:
- the LOC113348837 gene encoding E3 ubiquitin-protein ligase AIRP2-like, with amino-acid sequence MYLGKSFKDSLKVLEADIQHANTLASDFPRDYDGACLQMRMSYSPAAHLFLFLVQWTDCHLAGALGLLRILIYKVYVDGTTTMSTHERKASIREFYAVIFPSLMQLERGITDTEDEKQKAVCIERYRRRSGEEHSTLSEMDVEREEECGICMEMNSKIVLPNCNHAMCIKCYCEWYSRSQSCPFCRDSLEGVNSGDLWVLTDSRDIVDMATLTRENLERLFLYIDKLPEIIPDSVFNNYDSHVK; translated from the exons ATGTACCTTGGTAAATCATTTAAGGATTCTTTGAAAGTTCTTGAAGCAGATATTCAGCATGCTAATACACT GGCATCGGACTTTCCTAGGGATTATGATGGTGCATGCCTTCAGATGAGAATGTCATACAGCCCTGCAGCACACTTGTTTCTTTTTCTTGTACAATGGACAGACTGCCACCTCGCAGGTGCTTTGGGGTTGCTAAGGATTTTAATTTATAAG GTTTATGTGGATGGCACGACAACTATGTCAACCCACGAAAGGAAAGCTAGTATTCGGGAGTTCTATG CTGTTATTTTTCCCTCTTTAATGCAACTGGAAAGAGGTATTACTGATACGGAAGATGAGAAGCAAAAGGCAGTATGTATTGAAAGGTATAGGAGAAGAAGCGGCGAAGAACATAGTACACTTTCGGAGATGGATGTTGAAAGAGAAGAGGAATGTGGAATTTGTATGGAGATGAACAGCAAGATTGTATTACCCAATTGTAACCATGCCATGTGCATTAAGTGCTACTGTGAATG GTATTCAAGATCACAGTCATGCCCATTCTGTCGTGATAGTCTGGAAGGAGTAAATTCTGGTGATCTTTGGGTCCTTACTGACAGCAGAGACATAGTCGACATGGCAACACTGACGAGGGAGAACCTTGAAAGGCTTTTTCTGTACATAGATAAGTTGCCGGAGATCATTCCAGATTCTGTTTTCAATAATTACGATTCACACGTAAAGTAA